The Methanobacterium petrolearium genome contains the following window.
CAAGACGTTTGGCGATCTTTCTATAAGACATTCTACCATCTTCGTTAAACAAACTAATGATTTTACGATCTATATCATCAATTTCCACTGTATCTATCTTTTTTTCATTTTCTTTCATCTTACTCACCATTTATATAAACATTGTTTATATTTTATGGATATGATTACTGATTTATTATACATTATTTAAAAATCGTTGGAAATAATTTAAATACAAGTTTGTACAAGTTATTATTAGGTGATCAAATGGGTTTGTTAAGTGAAGAGACCATAAAAATGAGGTATATTGAACTGGTAAAGAAGGGTATGATTGATGATAAGGAATGTCGGTCGTACACCACGAAGATAGATTTTGAACCATGCATGATAAAGAAAGTTCAGAAATTTGAAGATTATTTTGTTCCAGGAACTGTGCTTTTGAGTGATAAAGCCAGTTATAAACTACGCATTGAATATCCAATGGAGTGAAAGTCCAGTTGTCATTTTTAAGGTGGTCATTTTGAATCAAGGATCTCATGGACATAGTAACCTCGTGAAACAGGTGAGAAATACCACAGTCATATGGAGGATATAACCCTTATTTTTATTATTATTTAAATCATTATTTTATATTTTTTCCTATTTTTTTTAAAATTTTCTGTATCAATGTTCAGCAAAAATGATTTTTTCATAATCCCATATGGTCATTTATTACTAGACATCTAATTGTGGAGATTTTTTTACAATCAACTTGGAGGTCTTTTCATAACATTGCCAGTGTCCCTGCATCAGTGATACTGTATTTTTCCATGGAATTGGATCTTTTAACCAGCCCCATGTCAATAAGTCCGTTAAGATGTTTGTAAACCATTGCTCTGGATATTTCAACTTTTTTCCCAATTTCAACTGCATTCAAATCGTTGTG
Protein-coding sequences here:
- a CDS encoding AsnC family protein, translating into MVSKMKENEKKIDTVEIDDIDRKIISLFNEDGRMSYRKIAKRL